The following coding sequences lie in one Myxococcota bacterium genomic window:
- a CDS encoding outer membrane beta-barrel protein → MRGEDFRRRRRGFALFGLLLAVALPQLASAEFFVEGYAGPSFAENDTLRCTGCNNLGLPVLTRSRTDYEYASSTFGLRGGYWFPGWAKFLGVGLDFSFYSASDDNIAKLDLLAVPVTPLLMLRLPLLTSDEFPNGQLQPYGAIGPGFTVTIANADFSRFEIFEDFVDAKLDVGFDARGGMAFQFHPNFAVFTEYRYTRVDLDFDDEVDFDFGPDIDVRLATRLAVHHAVAGVSFRF, encoded by the coding sequence ATGCGAGGCGAGGACTTTCGGCGGCGGCGCCGCGGTTTCGCGCTCTTCGGCTTGCTGCTTGCCGTGGCGTTGCCACAGCTCGCTTCGGCCGAGTTCTTCGTCGAAGGCTACGCCGGGCCGTCCTTCGCCGAGAACGACACCCTCCGCTGCACCGGCTGCAACAACCTGGGTCTGCCGGTGCTGACCCGCAGCCGGACCGACTACGAGTACGCCTCGTCCACTTTTGGCCTGCGCGGCGGCTACTGGTTCCCGGGCTGGGCGAAGTTCCTGGGCGTGGGGCTCGACTTCTCCTTCTACTCGGCGAGCGACGACAACATCGCGAAGCTCGACCTGCTCGCGGTCCCCGTGACGCCGCTGCTCATGCTGCGCTTGCCCCTGCTCACCAGCGATGAGTTCCCGAACGGACAACTCCAACCCTATGGGGCGATCGGACCCGGCTTCACGGTCACCATCGCCAACGCCGACTTCTCGCGCTTCGAGATCTTCGAGGACTTCGTCGACGCGAAGCTCGACGTCGGGTTCGACGCGCGCGGCGGCATGGCCTTCCAGTTCCACCCGAACTTCGCGGTGTTCACCGAGTACCGGTACACCCGCGTCGACCTCGACTTCGACGACGAGGTCGACTTCGACTTCGGCCCGGACATCGACGTGCGCCTCGCCACCCGCCTCGCCGTCCACCACGCGGTGGCCGGCGTGTCGTTCCGCTTCTAG